In Sesamum indicum cultivar Zhongzhi No. 13 unplaced genomic scaffold, S_indicum_v1.0 scaffold00120, whole genome shotgun sequence, a single window of DNA contains:
- the LOC105179025 gene encoding glucan endo-1,3-beta-glucosidase 5-like — MGRQFPFSNPSILLLFLTGVTIFSCSFNVVGGVIGVSWGRQTSHRLIPSMVVDLLLQNGIRHLKIFSTSENVLEAFAGGDIAITVTLPNEGLKHIVNTGVAAYWLQQKIRKNQNKNINITCLYVGSQPFSAFYRTETYDNAVDTLKIIQQALRLNGYDTVVATTPHFTDVLKPGIMKPSEADFRPDLKEKMVEFVSVLNASNAPFVMDVFPIHFVAENKWDIEFAFLDNKSNFSIEDNGHVYTNVFEFVYDSFVTAITKAGAPNLKVIVGQIGWPTDGFPGANVANAERFFREFIPFVKSTKGTPLRPGISIDVYIHSLVDENLSRISLGAFQRHWGLYTSYGEPKYKIDFSGAHRDIYPTTAKGVVLMPKRWCVFKGDKTNLTKVENQVSRACAEADCTSLLPGGLCSQLTFEQNVSYAFNRYFQMNSQYSTNGSSCDFENLATVVTEDPSVGTCKFPVEILAAERAETDGLMKRSRAGERLQASSSSSIVLSLLLIFLLRLI; from the exons ATGGGAAGACAATTTCCGTTCAGCAACCCATCAATTCTACTCCTTTTTTTAACAGGTGTAACAATTTTTTCCTGTTCATTCAACGTTGTTGGGGGGGTGATCGGGGTGAGCTGGGGCAGACAAACGTCGCACAGATTGATCCCATCAATGGTGGTCGATTTGTTATTACAAAATGGCATTCGTCATTTGAAAATCTTCAGCACAAGCGAGAACGTCCTAGAGGCCTTTGCCGGGGGAGACATTGCCATCACCGTCACGTTGCCTAACGAGGGCCTTAAACATATTGTGAACACAGGGGTTGCTGCATATTGGCTGCAGCAAAAGATCCGCAAGAACCAGAATAAGAACATCAACATAAC TTGCTTATATGTCGGAAGCCAGCCATTCTCAGCATTCTATCGCACAGAAACCTATGACAATGCTGTCGACACGTTGAAAATTATTCAACAAGCCCTCCGCTTAAACGGGTACGACACCGTCGTGGCAACAACTCCACATTTCACCGATGTCTTGAAGCCCGGCATAATGAAGCCATCGGAGGCCGATTTCCGCCCTGATTTGAAGGAAAAGATGGTGGAATTCGTGAGCGTTCTCAACGCCAGCAATGCTCCATTCGTGATGGACGTATTCCCAATACATTTTGTTGCTGAAAACAAATGGGACATCGAGTTCGCCTTCCTCGACAACAAGTCGAATTTCTCAATCGAGGACAACGGGCACGTGTACACAAACGTGTTTGAATTCGTGTACGACTCATTTGTTACCGCAATCACGAAAGCTGGAGCGCCTAACCTGAAGGTGATCGTGGGGCAAATCGGGTGGCCGACGGATGGATTTCCAGGGGCCAATGTCGCCAACGCTGAGAGGTTTTTCAGGGAATTCATACCCTTTGTTAAGAGCACAAAAGGGACCCCATTGCGCCCTGGAATCTCCATCGACGTTTACATCCACTCCTTGGTGGATGAAAACCTGAGCAGGATCAGCTTGGGGGCTTTCCAGCGCCACTGGGGGCTGTACACATCTTACGGGGAGCCCAAATACAAGATAGATTTCAGTGGAGCTCATCGGGACATCTATCCAACGACGGCCAAGGGTGTCGTGCTCATGCCCAAAAGGTGGTGCGTGTTTAAAGGGGACAAGACAAACTTGACCAAAGTTGAGAACCAGGTAAGCCGCGCCTGTGCGGAAGCAGACTGCACGAGCCTTCTGCCTGGAGGATTATGCAGTCAGCTGACGTTTGAGCAGAATGTGTCGTACGCGTTCAACAGGTACTTCCAGATGAACTCGCAATACAGCACTAATGGGAGCAGTTGTGATTTTGAGAACTTGGCGACGGTGGTGACTGAGGATCCGTCTGTAGGCACATGCAAATTCCCTGTGGAAATATTAGCAGCCGAGCGTGCGGAAACTGATGGGCTGATGAAGAGGAGTAGGGCCGGCGAAAGGCTACAGGCATCTTCTAGCTCATCAATTGTTCTGTCTTTGCTTTTAATCTTCTTgttaagattaatttaa